The Clavelina lepadiformis chromosome 3, kaClaLepa1.1, whole genome shotgun sequence region AACTAACCAATAAGATGTTCTGAAACAAATCATAGCACAGCCATAAAACAATTCCAAGCAACAACATATTCGTCGACTTGAGGAAATAATTTGCTACGTTGCTGAAAAAACATCTCGTAAAGAAATTGGAAGATGCTTTCTTTGCCAATATCACTGTAATACGAAACAATAGGCATCTCGTTAATTGACGTTCGAGTAGGTTTTTGTAGCCAAGAAAAGCCAATAATGAAACCTGATAATAACAATCAAACTTATTCCTATcgttttcaaagcaattcaacTTTCCATAATGTTCGAAAATAACGTCAAAATGAGTTGGTTTGCGTCATATCAGCTTGTGATGATGCAGAACCAGAGCCAGACTATGATTGGATAAGCAATCATGCGTCACAAGCAAAGTTGTTGGAAAggtattttgttaatattcCCGGAAAACAATCCAGTTATTACCTCAATGGACCTGTTTTGAGTATGACCAGGAAAATAAAACAggtgtttttcaaaacaacaaaacaagtttctCACATTTCTTGACGTAAAACTTTCTCACTTCCTTTCATTCTTTTTACTGCTTTTGTGTTCACGAACAACATAGTTTTGGTCGGGACAAGGCGCCATGATGACGTGATCTTCGAATTTGACGACCTTATTTTCGAGACGTTTATACGTCATCTTGGAAACCACGAGCTTCAACACACGGATATATAAAGAACAGCGATTTGGTGGGATTTCATACCATCAACTTTAACGGAAGATCTTCATAGTCAACCATGAGAGGAGTGACTTTTCTGTTATCATTGGCTTGCTACGTCATGATGACCTACTCGCAACAATGTCGTCAAGTCCTTACCACTGTCTGTGATCATGACGTTGTCAATTCCAGCATGCAGAAAGGAGACAAAGGTGATGTCGGAAGATCTGGAAAATCCGGACTTCCGGGAGCTCAGGGGAATCCAGGAGCCAAAGGAGAACCCGGAGAAGTTGGAAAGAAGGGGATGCAAGGAGAATCGTGCGCTCTGGGGTCGCTAGGGACCGACATAGTCACCAAACTGGCAAGTAAGTTGATTTCTGATcatagattaattattttaatcatCGTCATTTCTCCTGCGAGCATAAAGAACTCCGCATTAAACCAACCAAAAGATGTAAACTACAGAAACTTTACAATCTACGCGCAACCCCTTATATAGCGCTCATACGCTATGGTCTATGCTTGTTATCTTGTTTAATTGTATGTTTATTGCTTAATATGAGCGAGTTTTACCTGAAACCTTGCTGGAAAAGTTCAATcttgtttacaacaaaaaattgtttccagAAATCGAGGGGCTTCTTACACCTCCTAGTACCACGACCATGGCTACTACTATTGTTACCACGACAACAACATCTAGTATTACGTCATGTACTACGTCATCAAGCAACGGTCCGCACAATTTGACGAGTGATGTTGAAGTTTACTGCGAGGATGGATGGACGGTGAGTGAAAGACTTACCACAGTTATAAGTGGAATAGCttacaaattaaattgaaCTTACAGTAGTATTGAAAGGTATAAAAGTATATATAGAAGTATATACACTTACTGTGTAGTATTGAAGCGATAGTTATCAAGTTGTGTGGATTTCAAGGTGGCAATGCGTTGTGTGCGATTCATTTGCATTGTAAcaataatgtaaaaaagtaCAAGCGataatgaatttgttttcacaagCATTCGCGCTTTTTTAAAGGTGCTTTATTCCACTTTCCAAGTATCTGCAACAATGCAATAATGATTACTGTGCGAGTGTTAGTCGTGTGCGATTGTGCAGAGCCGATCATAAGCCCACATTGGGTCACATACCACGATGTATAAAAATTACTGCACGCTAATAATTATCGTGTTGCATGCCAACATTACTGTTGTGTCTAATTCGCTTCGTTTATGCAACATGCGAAACAATTGCATTGAACTGCGTAAGTCGCTTGCAGTGAAAACGGGCGAAATTCAACCAGCACGACGTAAACCTCATTTATTTCACCCAAATCACCTGCAGCAAACAGCTACCTATAATATGagtttaaacttttcttaacttaaaatttttagcaaaaatatgaACATGCCACTGGAATAAAAGCTCCAAAATAACAAGATATACCTTGCGTATTGTAAGCGAAGTGTAAATTGTATCATGCATcttgtattatgacgtaataaactaAAGATGACGTACACATATAAATTAGACGTATTACACTTGTGCTAAAATGTCAAATCAAATTACTAacagatttttcaaagaaGAATTGACGGAAAGGTTGATTTCGGGCGACGATGGGACGACTACGCGAACGGTTTTGGCCAGATTGATGGGGAATTTTGGCTTGGTAAGAGGAAGTTAGTTCAACTTAATCGCAttttaatttgatgttttcgTTGTTATTATTCGTGCTTCATTACTTACAGGACTCAACAACATCCACAAGATGACGCGTGAAGGGGGATGCAGACTCAAGATAGAGCTGTGGGATTTCGATGGAAACCAACGTTCGGCCCATTATAGGTCAAAAGACGATTGTTGTGACATAAAGAACAAAGATTACATTACATCTTACATTTATTATATCAacgtaaaactttgttgagtAAATTACAACTTAGCTGTCTGGATTAGAATCTTTTAAagcaaattgttgtttttgcagctcGTTTTCGATCGAATCTCCTGAAAATTCATATCGGCTTCGTGTTTCCGGATACAACGGAAATGCAGGGGACAGTTTAGAATATCACAATGGTCAATCATTTTCGACGAAAGATAACGATAACGATTCCCAGTACGTCATCTTATGTTCAGGAACAAATATGTTCAacttaataaacattaagTGCCACAGCCTCAGTAGGATTTTCAGTTATATCCTTCCAGTAACGTATAACATAGAATATAAATAGATAcaaaaaagtagttttaatctttcatgttttaataTATTAGTGGTAGTATGAACTGTGCAACTTCCTGGGGAGGAAGTCAGGGATGGTGGTTTAATGCCTGCGCCTATTCATTGCTAAATGGAGTTTGGATGCGTCAATCAAATGGAGTGAATCATGGAATTGTTTGGCGTCACTGGAAGGGATACAATGAATCTCtaaaagaaactaaaatgaaacttcgtTGCGACTGAATGAAATCCACGAGTGGATTTTAACCAACCAAATAAACATTGAACTGTATTTAGACCGGCAACGCAACAAACTGTAACTATAAGTTGCCACgtctattacgtcataatatataCATTCTGTCATTCCGTTATACTGGACGTCATAATATAATATACAGTTGTCTTACCAAATTTGTTccgggcattgtgacgtattcATCTCGCATGACTCAGTGTAATTTTTTGATTCAAAAACTTTGCAGATTGCCGTCgtattcaggtaaaagttaaggttacaaatttaacttacaaacaacaaaacaaaccttGAAAGTTTGTAGGAATACAAACTCTGAGTCATGCgacattttgacgtcacaatgcccagTACAAACTTGACATTACGCCGTCATTCAATTATACGATCCACGTGTATATACTCGTGTTGTTTTTACTAGGGCTGGGAATGTAGCTGATTTTCTTTTACCGTTAGCCACCATAGTCGCTAATTGTCATGTCACATTGTTAATCGCAGGCAAAACTGCTATATTATTGATAAATTTGATTAAAAGGGTTTTATTAGCAACTTTTATTGTGCTAGCTCACAAAGTTGGTATTCAAGCATAAAGACGATTAACAGAGTAACAAATTTCCTTGAATTAATggattacaaaaaattttgctccAAATTATCTACCACATTTACGTTTTAGTCTAATGGCTAAAAAAATCTTTAGTCGTCAAGAGCTCTTAGCCGCTAGCGGTGATTATTATTAACCGACCAAATTGTTCCAGCCCTAGTTTTTGCAAGACATTTGTTTATAAACCAATACATACAAAGCCGTGTTGACGATATAAATgatgttttgttataaacagCAGACCAGAATACATACGAGTGAGTTATATGAACACAAATATGTAAGTAGAGGTCGCTTACTACAGGGACCGATCTATTTCGGTCCTAAACCTGAAGCCACGTACCTATAGACCTGGATCGACACGATTAGCCAACAAAGGACCAAGAGACTTCAAAATCCAAAATGGTGCTCAAACACCGACTAAATATAGTAACAAGAATAAATATAGGTAAAGTCACGTTTGTTACACATGCAGCAACGCCGGTAGAAACACGCAGAAGAAAACATAGTAGTCCTAAGGATTGACTTGTGACGGCCACGAAATCAATAAGATAGCGCCCAAATGCAACCACTCAGCGTCGAGGTAGAAAGATCATGGATGCGAAGGAAAATTTAATTGGCCCTAACCTTTGCTAAGTTTGGCCTAAGTTTGCCGTTGTATTAAGGTAAAATTTAAAGGtacaaatttaacttacaaaataacaaagcaaaccttgaaaagtttgtatgaAGACAAACTCTGGGTCATGCgacatttttacgtcacaatacccggtacaaatttggcaccacacCGTCATTTTATTATATGCACCACACCACACCACACACCGTCATTCATTTATACGCTCCACGTGTATATATTCGCAATGTTTTTACTAGGGCTGGGAATTTTAGCCGATTAGCCACCATAGTCGCTAATTGTCATGTCACGTTGTCAATCGCATGCAAAACTGCTATATTATTGATAAATGTGATTAAAATGGTTATATTAGCAACTTTTATTGTGCTAGCCCATAAAGTTGGTATTCCAGCATTAAAATGACTAACAGAGTAACACATTTCCTTGAATTAATcaattatgaaaaattttgttcccAATTCTTTCCTACTTGTACGCTTTCGGTTAATGGCGGACAAAATCTATACTCGCCAAGAGCTCTTAGTCGCTAACGGTTAATATTTTCCGCCCAAATTGTTCCAACCCTAGTTTTTACAAGGCATTTGTTTATAAACCAATAAATACAAAACCATGCAGACGATATAAACgatgtttttttataaacagcaGACCAGCATACATACGAGTGAGTTATATGAACCCAATTATGTAAATATAGAAGGACTCGCTTAATACAGGGACCGATATATTTCGGTCCAACACGCGACGCCACACAACTAGACCTGGATCGACACGGTTAACCATCAAAGGAccaagaaatttgttttggtcaTTTGCGCATAAACTGCTTGTTTTATTCGAAGTCCCTCAATCAACGCTGACGTCACAAGAAAGTAAAGTGTGTTAAAGATTGACACCAAGTCATACAGCATAAAGCAAGCACGCAAAAGACATGTGTTACGTAAAACGCAAATGTTTAGCCAGGTCAAGAGCTCCTTTCATGACGAACCCCAGTGAAAGAATCACACCTGAGTGTTGGTGAAAACTTACTGTATATTTAAAAACTGCACCCAAAAGAGGCATCTAATTAACGCTAAAATTAGAAGAGAAAAGATCACTGTAAAAGCACAAAGTAGAGACAACGCCCGGTCACCAACACTCACTAACCGAACTACCCCATGTACTCTGAACATTTTAGGAAGAAACTCGACAGAGAATTTTGTAATTAGCGGAGGAAGCGTTCGGCACCACTGGTGCGCACAACAATGCGACAAGAACAAATTTCAACACTGTTAAACCCCaatactgtaaaaataaaagcaaacacGACACCTACACGCGGCAACATAAACCAATCATAATAATGCAAAACTCCAAGACAACAAATACAAACGCAaaacaagcaattttatattcACTAAACAAACCCTTTTCTGTACAGAGAAGAACTAAAatcatgaaacaaacaaaccaatcGATAAACCAAATAACACAAATACGCAAACGATAACGCAAACGGTGCCAAAATCCAAACTAGTTCCTCAAACACAGACTAAATATAGTAACAAGAATAAATGTACTGTAGTCACATTTGTTACACATGCAGCAACGCAGGTAGAAACACGCTGAAATAGAACATGATAGTCCTAAGCATTGACATGTGACGGCCACGAAATCAACAAGATAACGCCCAAATGCAACCACTCAGGGTCGAGGTAGAAAGATCATGGATGCGAATGAAAAATAATTGGCCCTAACGTTATGTCGTATGAGTCTGTCGCATGACTCAAACCCTAATCTTTGCTCATATTTAAAGTTgagttttgacaaaattacCCGGAATTCCACCCAAATTGTCACAAAAAAAGATCCGTGAGTATATGACGCGGCTTCTATTGTAGGTTGCTATTATTGAGGTCTATAGTAACCATCGACATAGTTTTGCTGAGTGGCAGAGAGGATAAAACGACAACTCAGAGGATAAACTATAATGTGACCCGGGTTCATTGTATGGCAGCGCCGGTTTAACCAGATTACGCATTAACGTAAAAACTCAGCTGCAAGTCAAAGCGCAAAGCGATCGTTTAATtgatgtcaaaattttgttgaattattACAGAACTTTGCAATTAAAAGTTAAGCAATCTTTGATGATTTAGCAGAATATTTATAGTTGCTGcagtaatttattttataactgAATGGTTTTTTGTTCACTTAAGATAGACtttattaatttgtttgtgGAATTGAATTTGGGGTTATGATACcgcataaaattttgcttttgtttctaaaaacaaattgcCCGAGTTTTTTTGTGCATTTATCCTCAGTTTTTTGCTGCCTAAAATTTTGTCTATGGCGCTCAAGATCTTAAACCCTTCACTTGTTTCTTGCTATCGAGCGCTTAATAccagcaaaaaacaaaactgttttcGTCTTggcatgatgttttaaatcacGTGACCGTTTAAACATCAAGCTATAAGAAAGTAATCTCAAAGCAGGAGAGGAAAAATTCACACGAAATTCGATTTACACCATTTTCCCCGGTTCTATATACAGTTGATATAGTTAATTAGTATGAACTAATGAATTGTGTAAAACTGCGACTAATCAACAATAAGAATGATGCAACGTAAAGCGCGGATTTTGGAACATTAAgcttttaacttattttcatTGTAACGTAGGCCTAAATTGCGAGCAGAATATCACAGTCGTTtgattgtaattgtaaatgtgGCAATGGCTGCTCAGTTTGTTGTGTCCCAATCTTCTTTCCGATCGGACGATAATATACAGTAGTTGATTTTCTAGAGATTTTCGATTCACACTACGCTAGTATGAATGCCACTGACGagtacaaaaaatatttgttccaTTCGTACATTGATAAAGACTTTTTATGGGAAATCGCTAATGGCGAAAACAGTATCTTTGCGCTCAGTTATGAAGAAAATGTCGAACGCGCTAAAGACCTTTCCAGCAGTAATGGGCGCACAGCATCCTGGGTTCGAGATGAACTTTACGGCCGGTTGCAACTTCCGCACGAATGGAGAAGGCATTTCGTGTATGAGATTGAAAACTTCAGGCAAATCACTGCCGATATGAAAGATCGTATAATTCGGCTGAAGTTCATTTCACAGAATGCAAAAGACTTAAGTTTAAAATGACAACCAGCAGCGAAAATTACTTCAAAGGAACAAAGTGAAAATTGATGGTTAGTCTGCAATCGTGTTTGGAAGGTTTTTGGTAAATTGAGTAAAATTATGCTGCGAcactaaaactttaaaaattatagCACCAGCAAAATAAGTAAAGCTCATAGACTTTTGCCCAACAAATTTATGAGCGGTAAAATAAATGTCTTAAGCAGGTTTAAAATTAAGCCAAGAATAACAACAAcatacaaacaacaacaaattatcatacaaacaacaacaaaatagtaCGAGAAACGTTTTACGATTTCCATGAATCACTGCGCATGCGGTCGTCCAAGTCTTGTAacatttataataataataattaataacacaCTCAGGCAAGTAGTTGTGATCAATGCTGGCATAGTAGCAAGTAAGTCTCCACAAATCTACATGAACTGAACTTA contains the following coding sequences:
- the LOC143450447 gene encoding microfibril-associated glycoprotein 4-like isoform X1, encoding MRGVTFLLSLACYVMMTYSQQCRQVLTTVCDHDVVNSSMQKGDKGDVGRSGKSGLPGAQGNPGAKGEPGEVGKKGMQGESCALGSLGTDIVTKLAKIEGLLTPPSTTTMATTIVTTTTTSSITSCTTSSSNGPHNLTSDVEVYCEDGWTIFQRRIDGKVDFGRRWDDYANGFGQIDGEFWLGLNNIHKMTREGGCRLKIELWDFDGNQRSAHYSSFSIESPENSYRLRVSGYNGNAGDSLEYHNGQSFSTKDNDNDSHGSMNCATSWGGSQGWWFNACAYSLLNGVWMRQSNGVNHGIVWRHWKGYNESLKETKMKLRCD